In Janthinobacterium sp. 67, a genomic segment contains:
- a CDS encoding S41 family peptidase, with the protein MHSLRLCSLAVPLVLMLSACGGGGSSDSAPVVTPVTPTGPTGPTTLVASSTVANRCEAPRSGSSIDKPGTLLDEQTWVRSWVDETYLWYREVPTTYLPQSFATAKAYFDVLKTTATTASGKPKDQFHFTYTTAEWEASLNGVELGYGMLLALTRTTPPRKAVVTIVEPGSPAALAGLRRGDELQAVDGVDFVNAPDAASVNIINDGLFPQAQGTHTLAFSRNGTPISVRLQAVEVNTSAVQNERIIDTPTGKVGYLTFNTHNNVAERQLVETMRRFQAAGISDLVLDVRYNGGGYLDVASELAYMIAGPQITAGKTFEQVLANDKTRPEAPVPFHAQSQGFAGPNPLPKGTLLPSLGLKRVTLLTTGNTCSASEAIINGLRGVDVQVNLIGGTTCGKPYGFYPTPNCGTTYFAVQFQGVNAKGYGDFADGMAPTCDVTDDYQHQLGDPAEGKLAAALRYRSSGSCAPATGAIRLLSSMESPADTAARLLRPAYKEIAIIHP; encoded by the coding sequence ATGCATTCCCTGCGCCTTTGTTCCCTCGCCGTTCCCCTCGTCTTGATGTTGAGTGCCTGCGGTGGCGGCGGCAGCAGCGACAGCGCGCCCGTCGTGACGCCCGTGACGCCAACCGGGCCGACCGGACCCACGACGCTGGTCGCTTCGTCCACGGTCGCGAACCGTTGCGAGGCGCCGCGCAGCGGCAGCAGCATCGACAAGCCGGGTACCCTGCTCGATGAGCAGACGTGGGTGCGCAGCTGGGTCGATGAAACGTATCTGTGGTACCGCGAAGTGCCGACCACCTACCTGCCGCAAAGCTTTGCCACGGCCAAGGCGTATTTCGATGTGCTCAAAACAACGGCCACGACGGCGTCCGGCAAGCCGAAGGACCAGTTTCATTTCACCTACACGACGGCCGAATGGGAAGCCTCGCTCAATGGCGTGGAGCTGGGCTACGGCATGCTGCTGGCGCTGACGCGCACCACGCCGCCGCGCAAGGCCGTGGTCACGATCGTCGAGCCGGGCTCGCCGGCGGCACTGGCGGGCTTGCGGCGCGGCGACGAGCTGCAAGCGGTCGATGGCGTCGATTTCGTCAATGCCCCTGACGCTGCCAGCGTGAATATCATCAACGATGGCTTGTTCCCGCAAGCGCAAGGCACGCACACGCTGGCGTTCAGCCGCAACGGGACACCCATCTCCGTGCGCCTGCAGGCGGTGGAAGTGAACACCAGCGCCGTGCAAAACGAGCGCATCATCGACACGCCCACGGGCAAGGTGGGCTACCTGACCTTCAACACGCACAACAATGTGGCCGAACGCCAGCTGGTCGAGACCATGCGCCGCTTCCAGGCGGCCGGCATCAGCGATCTGGTGCTCGACGTGCGCTACAACGGCGGCGGCTACCTCGACGTCGCCAGCGAGCTCGCCTACATGATTGCTGGTCCGCAAATTACTGCCGGCAAGACCTTCGAGCAGGTGCTGGCCAATGACAAGACGCGGCCGGAAGCGCCCGTGCCATTCCATGCGCAAAGCCAGGGCTTTGCCGGGCCGAATCCCCTGCCCAAGGGGACGCTGTTGCCCTCGCTGGGCCTCAAGCGCGTGACTTTGCTGACCACGGGTAATACCTGCTCGGCCAGCGAAGCCATCATCAACGGCTTGCGCGGCGTGGACGTGCAGGTCAACCTGATCGGCGGCACGACGTGCGGCAAGCCCTATGGTTTCTATCCCACGCCGAACTGCGGCACCACGTATTTCGCCGTGCAGTTCCAGGGCGTCAATGCCAAGGGCTACGGCGACTTTGCCGATGGCATGGCGCCGACCTGCGACGTGACGGACGATTACCAGCACCAGCTGGGCGATCCGGCCGAAGGCAAGCTGGCCGCGGCGCTGCGCTACCGCAGCAGCGGCAGCTGCGCGCCCGCGACGGGGGCGATCAGGCTGTTGAGTTCGATGGAGAGTCCGGCCGACACGGCCGCGCGGCTGCTGCGCCCGGCCTACAAGGAAATTGCCATCATTCATCCGTAA
- a CDS encoding MGDG synthase family glycosyltransferase: MPQQTPKKILLLSVSAGAGHMRAAQAIEAHAARDDGAGPAALALHLDVMDFVTPAFRKLYTDFYIKLVNKAPALWGYLYHATHDAPKDSSMQRLRRGVERLNTRALMTRIAAFQPDAIICTHFLPAELLSRALRQRQLACPVWVQVTDFDLHRMWVHEHMQGYFAATDEVAFRMRHEGIPAERIHVTGIPIMPAFAQAPGRVQSAQAFGLDPRRTTILLMGGGAGLGSLETVAARLLALPGDFQLIVLAGKNAAALAALQALAGQYPGRLLAQGFTGEVERLMACADLVITKPGGLTTSECLALGLPMIVNSPIPGQEERNADYLLEQGVALKAFDAVTLEYRVRLLLDHPGQLQAMRAKALALGRPRAALDVLGQVLRTGAVLR; the protein is encoded by the coding sequence ATGCCGCAGCAAACACCGAAAAAAATTCTCCTCCTGAGCGTCTCGGCCGGCGCCGGCCACATGCGCGCGGCGCAAGCCATCGAGGCGCATGCGGCGCGCGATGACGGCGCAGGTCCTGCGGCGCTGGCCCTGCATCTCGACGTGATGGATTTTGTGACGCCCGCCTTCCGCAAGCTGTACACGGATTTTTATATCAAGCTGGTCAACAAGGCGCCCGCGCTGTGGGGCTATCTGTACCATGCCACCCATGACGCGCCCAAGGATAGCTCGATGCAGCGATTGCGCCGCGGCGTCGAGCGCCTCAACACGCGCGCGCTGATGACGCGGATCGCCGCCTTCCAGCCGGACGCCATCATCTGCACGCATTTCCTGCCGGCCGAACTGCTGTCGCGCGCACTGCGCCAGCGGCAATTGGCTTGCCCCGTGTGGGTGCAGGTCACCGATTTCGACCTGCATCGCATGTGGGTGCACGAACACATGCAAGGCTATTTCGCCGCCACCGACGAAGTGGCATTCCGCATGCGCCACGAAGGCATCCCCGCCGAGCGTATCCACGTGACGGGCATTCCCATCATGCCCGCGTTCGCGCAAGCGCCCGGACGCGTGCAAAGCGCGCAGGCGTTTGGCCTCGACCCGCGGCGCACGACGATCTTGCTGATGGGCGGCGGAGCGGGCCTGGGCAGCCTCGAGACGGTGGCCGCGCGCCTGCTGGCGCTGCCAGGCGACTTCCAGCTGATCGTGCTGGCGGGGAAAAACGCCGCCGCGCTGGCGGCGCTGCAGGCGCTGGCCGGCCAGTATCCGGGCCGCCTGCTGGCGCAAGGCTTTACCGGCGAAGTCGAGCGCCTGATGGCGTGCGCCGATCTGGTGATCACCAAGCCCGGTGGCCTGACCACGTCCGAATGCCTGGCCCTGGGCTTGCCGATGATCGTCAACTCGCCGATACCCGGCCAGGAAGAGCGCAATGCCGACTACCTGCTGGAGCAGGGCGTGGCCCTGAAGGCATTCGATGCCGTCACCCTGGAATACCGCGTGCGCCTGTTGCTCGATCATCCCGGGCAGTTGCAAGCCATGCGCGCCAAGGCGCTGGCCCTGGGCCGCCCACGCGCCGCCCTGGACGTACTGGGACAGGTGCTGCGCACTGGTGCCGTTCTTCGTTAA
- a CDS encoding M14 family metallopeptidase has translation MLRHALLSATLLSTIALPAYAASPLSTVAERSGFLQTGRYAEVEALCRQFQSRYPKQVRCVEFGRTPENRPMLALAVSNTGALTPAEAARRKLPVLLIQGGIHAGEIDGKDAGFLALREVLEGKAAPGALDKQVLLFVPVFNVDGHERFGQWNRPNQRGPVEMGWRSTAQNYNLNREYMKADTPEMQHMLALVNAWDPLAYVDLHVTDGAQFEPDISIQVEPVHAGDAALRVAGTALRDQVLADLAKQGSDPKPFYISFAENDNPQSGFVDSAPNPRFSHGYFQLRNRFGMLVETHSWKDYPTRVRITRNTIVSLLSQVAQHGAQWRQTALEADARAAQLAGTTLPLTYKTTDKSRMIAFRGYAYTRTPSEVSGALMTRYDETTPQIWNVPLRDEIVPDLQQAAPKAGYLVPAAQAQMVAAKLRQHGVSYQVLATAPGRLPVETFRATAVKFGAQSFEGRQTAAVQGEWQKEERVVAAGALYVPINQAKARLVVALLEPRAPDSLLAWGSFNTAFERKEYMEEYVAEDVARAQLAADPALAAQFHEKLASDPAFARDPAARLEFFARRHASWDERLNLYPVLRTDVAPVLK, from the coding sequence ATGCTACGCCACGCCCTGCTGTCCGCCACCTTGTTGTCCACCATTGCCTTGCCTGCGTACGCCGCCTCGCCGTTGAGCACGGTGGCCGAACGCTCCGGCTTTTTGCAGACGGGCCGTTATGCGGAAGTGGAAGCCTTGTGCCGCCAGTTCCAATCGCGCTATCCGAAGCAGGTGCGCTGCGTGGAATTCGGCCGTACGCCGGAAAACCGTCCCATGCTGGCGCTGGCCGTGTCCAATACGGGTGCCCTGACGCCGGCCGAAGCGGCGCGCCGCAAGCTGCCCGTGCTGCTGATACAGGGCGGCATCCATGCGGGCGAAATCGATGGCAAGGATGCGGGCTTCCTCGCGCTGCGCGAAGTATTGGAGGGCAAGGCGGCGCCCGGTGCGCTCGACAAGCAGGTGCTGCTGTTCGTGCCCGTGTTTAACGTCGACGGCCACGAACGCTTCGGCCAGTGGAACCGTCCGAACCAGCGCGGTCCCGTAGAAATGGGCTGGCGCAGCACGGCGCAAAACTACAATCTGAACCGTGAATACATGAAGGCCGATACGCCCGAGATGCAGCACATGCTGGCGCTGGTGAACGCCTGGGATCCGCTGGCCTATGTCGACCTGCACGTCACCGATGGCGCCCAGTTCGAACCCGATATCTCGATCCAGGTTGAACCCGTGCATGCGGGCGACGCGGCCTTGCGCGTGGCTGGCACGGCGCTGCGCGATCAGGTCCTGGCCGACCTGGCCAAGCAGGGTTCGGACCCGAAGCCGTTCTATATTTCGTTTGCCGAGAACGACAATCCGCAATCGGGCTTCGTCGATTCGGCGCCGAATCCGCGCTTCTCGCACGGCTATTTCCAGCTGCGCAACCGCTTCGGCATGCTGGTGGAAACCCATTCGTGGAAAGACTATCCGACCCGCGTGCGCATCACGCGCAACACCATCGTCTCGCTGCTGTCGCAGGTGGCGCAGCATGGCGCCCAGTGGCGGCAAACGGCGCTCGAGGCGGACGCGCGCGCCGCGCAGCTGGCCGGCACCACCTTGCCGCTCACGTATAAAACGACGGACAAGAGCCGCATGATCGCGTTTCGCGGCTATGCCTACACGCGCACGCCGTCCGAGGTGTCGGGCGCGCTGATGACGCGCTACGACGAAACCACCCCACAGATCTGGAACGTACCCCTGCGCGACGAGATCGTGCCCGACCTGCAGCAGGCCGCGCCCAAGGCCGGCTACCTGGTGCCGGCCGCGCAGGCGCAGATGGTGGCGGCCAAGCTGCGCCAGCATGGCGTGTCCTACCAGGTATTAGCTACCGCGCCGGGCAGGCTGCCGGTCGAAACCTTCCGCGCCACGGCCGTGAAATTCGGCGCGCAGTCGTTCGAGGGACGCCAGACGGCGGCCGTGCAGGGCGAGTGGCAGAAAGAGGAGCGCGTGGTCGCTGCGGGCGCGCTGTACGTGCCCATCAACCAGGCCAAGGCGCGCCTCGTCGTGGCCCTGCTCGAGCCGCGCGCGCCCGATTCCCTGCTGGCCTGGGGCAGTTTCAATACGGCCTTCGAGCGCAAGGAGTACATGGAAGAATACGTGGCCGAAGACGTGGCGCGCGCACAGCTGGCGGCCGACCCGGCGCTGGCGGCGCAGTTCCACGAAAAGCTGGCCAGCGATCCCGCGTTCGCCAGAGACCCGGCCGCGCGCCTGGAATTCTTCGCCCGCCGCCACGCTTCCTGGGATGAGCGCCTGAACCTGTATCCGGTGCTGCGCACGGATGTCGCGCCGGTACTGAAGTAA
- the kefC gene encoding glutathione-regulated potassium-efflux system protein KefC, translating into MEHHSFLINILFYLVAAIIMVPLAKRLGMGAVLGYLVAGVVIGPWGLGLIKNVEVILSFSEFGVVLLLFLIGLELEPKRLWLLRRPIFGWGGAQVGVVSAGLCAVAMAFGVDWRTALVGALGLSLSSTAIVLATLGERKLMSTPAGSAGFSILLFQDIAAIPMIALVPLLGGLVTHSGEPGWLRVAKLAAVLAALVIGGRFLVNPILRFIARTDLREIFTAFALLLVIAICVLMESVGLSMALGTFMAGVLLADSEYRHELISDLEPFKGLLLGLFFIAVGMSVDFGVLRAQPLLILALVAGLLVVKIALLYLLSKFVDIPRGQQLFFALLLSQGGEFAFVVFAAAEAAHVFAPETAALLVVVVTLSMVATPLLLLAHDKFVAPRLQGEKKRRPDDHIEAQDNPIVIAGFGRFGQIIGRLLAANKIGVTVLDHDPDQIELLRKFGFKVFYGDATRVDLLVAAGIEKAKALVIAIDNVDDSLALVDAVRLRLPELTILARARNVTHYYELMKRGVTLIERETFAAALLLGEQTLQQVGFSAERAQRAAGIFGRHNLKTLLEVAPHFQDQQKVMSLTRQAREELEDMFESDAAAFAAAEVENGRSD; encoded by the coding sequence ATGGAACACCACAGCTTTCTCATCAACATACTGTTTTACCTGGTCGCCGCCATCATCATGGTGCCGCTGGCCAAGCGCCTGGGCATGGGCGCCGTGCTGGGCTACCTGGTGGCCGGCGTCGTCATCGGACCGTGGGGCCTGGGCCTGATCAAGAATGTCGAGGTGATCCTCAGCTTTTCCGAATTCGGCGTGGTGCTGCTGCTGTTCCTGATCGGCCTGGAGCTCGAACCGAAGCGATTGTGGCTGCTGCGCCGGCCCATCTTCGGCTGGGGCGGGGCGCAGGTGGGCGTCGTCAGCGCGGGACTGTGCGCCGTGGCCATGGCCTTCGGCGTGGACTGGCGCACGGCGCTGGTGGGGGCGCTGGGGCTGTCGCTGTCGTCGACGGCCATCGTGCTGGCCACCCTGGGTGAACGAAAATTGATGAGCACGCCGGCCGGTTCCGCCGGCTTTTCGATTCTGCTGTTCCAGGATATCGCCGCCATTCCCATGATCGCGCTGGTGCCGCTGCTGGGCGGCCTCGTCACGCACAGCGGCGAGCCGGGCTGGCTGCGCGTAGCCAAGCTGGCCGCCGTGCTGGCGGCGCTGGTGATCGGCGGGCGTTTCCTCGTGAACCCCATCCTGCGTTTCATCGCCAGGACGGATTTGCGCGAAATCTTCACGGCCTTCGCCCTGCTGCTGGTGATCGCCATCTGCGTGCTGATGGAATCGGTGGGCCTGTCGATGGCGCTGGGTACCTTCATGGCGGGCGTGCTGCTGGCCGATTCCGAATACCGGCATGAGCTGATCAGCGATCTGGAACCGTTCAAGGGCCTGTTATTGGGCCTGTTCTTCATCGCCGTGGGCATGTCCGTCGATTTCGGCGTGCTGCGCGCCCAGCCCTTGCTGATCCTGGCCCTGGTGGCGGGGCTGCTGGTGGTGAAAATCGCCTTGCTGTACCTGCTGTCGAAGTTCGTCGACATTCCCCGCGGCCAGCAGCTGTTCTTTGCGCTGCTGCTGTCGCAGGGCGGCGAATTCGCCTTCGTCGTGTTTGCCGCCGCCGAGGCCGCGCACGTGTTTGCGCCGGAGACGGCCGCGCTGCTCGTCGTGGTGGTGACCCTGTCGATGGTGGCCACGCCCTTGCTGCTGCTGGCGCATGACAAATTTGTCGCGCCGCGCCTGCAAGGCGAAAAGAAGCGCCGTCCCGACGATCATATCGAGGCGCAGGACAATCCCATCGTCATCGCCGGCTTCGGCCGTTTCGGCCAGATCATCGGCCGCCTGCTGGCGGCCAACAAGATCGGCGTGACGGTGCTCGACCACGACCCGGACCAGATCGAGCTGCTGCGCAAGTTCGGTTTTAAAGTGTTTTATGGCGACGCCACGCGCGTGGATTTATTGGTGGCGGCCGGCATCGAAAAGGCGAAGGCGCTGGTGATCGCCATCGACAACGTGGACGACAGCCTGGCGCTGGTCGACGCCGTGCGCCTGCGCCTGCCCGAACTGACGATACTGGCGCGCGCGCGCAACGTCACGCATTACTATGAACTGATGAAGCGGGGCGTGACCCTGATCGAGCGCGAGACGTTTGCGGCGGCCCTGCTGCTGGGCGAACAGACCTTGCAGCAGGTGGGCTTCAGCGCGGAGCGGGCGCAGCGCGCGGCCGG
- a CDS encoding tyrosine-protein phosphatase: MMLHEVLLILALGLAAAPAGAQTAATPERHADWATPLPQVSNLHQVTPLLYRSARLDSRDVAQLQALGVKTVISLRSFHSDTQVLEGSGIRAVRIPINTWAIRDKHVIDTMRSIRAAEQQGPVLLHCLHGADRTGMMAAMYRMLYQGWPREKAIDELKNGGYGYHAVWKNIESYLKRVNVDEIRARIDAPQT; the protein is encoded by the coding sequence ATGATGCTGCATGAAGTACTTTTGATTCTTGCCCTGGGGCTGGCCGCCGCGCCAGCCGGCGCGCAGACGGCGGCAACGCCGGAACGCCACGCGGACTGGGCCACGCCGCTGCCGCAGGTGTCGAACCTGCACCAGGTCACCCCCCTCCTGTACCGCAGCGCCAGGCTCGATAGTCGCGACGTGGCCCAGCTGCAGGCGCTGGGCGTGAAGACGGTGATCAGCCTGCGCTCCTTCCATTCCGACACGCAGGTACTCGAAGGCAGCGGCATCCGCGCCGTGCGCATCCCCATCAATACCTGGGCCATCCGCGACAAGCACGTGATCGACACCATGCGCAGCATCCGCGCGGCAGAGCAGCAGGGACCCGTGCTGCTGCATTGCCTGCACGGCGCCGATCGCACGGGCATGATGGCCGCCATGTACCGCATGCTGTACCAGGGCTGGCCGCGCGAGAAGGCGATCGACGAACTGAAAAATGGCGGATACGGCTATCACGCCGTGTGGAAAAATATCGAAAGCTACCTCAAACGCGTAAATGTCGACGAGATACGTGCGCGCATCGACGCTCCGCAGACCTGA
- a CDS encoding TonB-dependent receptor plug domain-containing protein: MPIQFKLPPLTIAVLAILGGSAWQAHAQTQAPAADQQPAATPPAVVVTGSRIPRASLEGPSPVTILTGDEITKQGYKNVYDALSNQVQNSGFTQGEDFGNTFTPSANTISLRGLGPNHTLILLNGRRLADFPVAYEGTVNFTNLANIPSSIVDRIEILNGGASAIYGSDAIAGVINVILKKQTEGFDVNVKAGTTTRGGGGNQRVQLTGGGNFDKLHTLFSVELSQRDPLSSLERNFMSTRSGTPTNIASRRAVQAGTSGTYVDLGDTCSQFGDLFGGSVVKYQAKNGSYCASPKVGPTYWTTQTKNRSQNVFGSANYELSPETTLFADFLIGKNSTENNTRGPTWTSSSTGSSYFKNQNTGKYEAWTRYISPEEMGGVSRYNRKWDDLATAISLGAKGRIPGTSSWQYEANYNASLYKSESHTPRALANIDSFFLGPKLGADASGVPIYAPDPARLSRRLSAAEFDSITGNSDSDDKAWTNTLSLATNGDLFQLPAGVAKIATIAEAGKQGFSNVPDARLNDGYFNVATRSDVTAGTRTRYALGAEINLPLHEKLTGTLAGRYDRYNFAGRSDGKFTYNGGLELRPTRELLFRANYATSFRAPDMNYIYKARGTGYYSSTTDYYRCGVAGQAIEDCDYANKSPGADYVQNGSKDLQSEKGKSFGVGAVWSPSSNFDVSVDYWNIKIDDLVTNLSADKILRDEADCRLGKTDINSPTCVDTLNRVERFAANALNRAGEIKTITVNPINAAKKSTSGVDVSLKYLLRTTDYGRFAFKANYAKVLSKKSQQFAGDEEIDELKDLSSTDWPDKLNLSVNWSAGDWSNTLLVTRYGKIPNAAGTAYLTPTALANISTVYRINDRATLSLIINNVLDTVKRDNSGGWPYYPVGNYSPQGRQGWVEFNYHFGS, encoded by the coding sequence ATGCCTATACAATTCAAGTTACCACCGCTCACCATAGCCGTACTGGCCATCCTGGGCGGTTCCGCATGGCAGGCGCACGCGCAAACGCAAGCGCCCGCAGCGGATCAGCAGCCGGCGGCCACCCCGCCAGCCGTCGTGGTCACCGGTTCGCGGATTCCCCGCGCCAGCCTGGAGGGACCGTCGCCCGTGACCATCCTGACCGGCGATGAAATCACCAAGCAAGGCTACAAGAATGTCTATGATGCCCTGAGCAACCAAGTGCAGAACAGCGGTTTTACGCAAGGCGAAGACTTTGGCAACACGTTTACGCCATCGGCCAATACCATCAGCCTGCGCGGCCTGGGCCCGAACCACACCTTGATCCTGTTGAACGGCCGCCGCCTGGCCGACTTCCCCGTCGCCTATGAAGGCACGGTGAACTTCACCAACCTGGCGAATATCCCGTCGAGCATCGTCGACCGCATCGAAATTCTCAACGGCGGCGCTTCGGCCATCTATGGCTCCGACGCGATCGCCGGCGTGATCAACGTCATCCTGAAAAAACAGACGGAAGGCTTTGACGTCAACGTCAAGGCGGGCACCACCACGCGTGGTGGTGGCGGCAACCAGCGCGTGCAACTGACGGGCGGCGGCAATTTCGACAAGCTGCATACCCTGTTCAGCGTGGAACTGAGCCAGCGCGATCCGCTGTCGAGCCTGGAGCGTAACTTCATGTCCACCCGTTCGGGTACGCCGACGAACATCGCCTCGCGCCGCGCGGTGCAGGCGGGCACCTCCGGCACCTACGTGGACCTGGGTGACACTTGCAGCCAGTTCGGCGACCTGTTCGGCGGCAGCGTCGTCAAATACCAGGCGAAGAACGGCAGCTATTGCGCCAGCCCGAAAGTGGGCCCGACCTACTGGACCACGCAAACGAAGAACCGCAGCCAGAATGTGTTTGGCAGCGCCAATTACGAGCTGTCGCCGGAAACGACCCTGTTCGCCGACTTCCTGATCGGCAAGAACTCGACAGAGAACAATACGCGTGGCCCGACGTGGACGTCGTCGTCGACGGGCAGCAGCTATTTCAAGAACCAGAACACGGGCAAGTACGAGGCATGGACGCGCTATATCTCGCCCGAGGAAATGGGCGGCGTATCGCGCTACAACCGCAAGTGGGACGACCTGGCCACGGCCATCTCGCTGGGCGCCAAGGGCCGCATTCCCGGCACGTCGTCGTGGCAGTATGAAGCGAACTACAACGCGTCGCTGTACAAGAGCGAAAGCCATACGCCGCGCGCGCTGGCCAATATCGACAGCTTCTTCCTGGGCCCGAAACTGGGCGCGGACGCGAGTGGCGTACCCATTTATGCACCGGACCCCGCGCGCCTGTCGCGCCGCTTGAGCGCCGCCGAGTTCGACAGCATCACGGGCAATTCGGACAGCGACGACAAGGCCTGGACGAATACCCTGAGCCTGGCCACCAACGGCGACCTGTTCCAGCTGCCGGCCGGCGTGGCGAAGATCGCCACCATCGCCGAGGCGGGTAAGCAGGGCTTCAGCAACGTGCCCGATGCGCGCCTGAACGACGGTTATTTCAACGTCGCCACCAGGTCCGACGTCACGGCCGGCACGCGCACGCGCTACGCGCTGGGCGCCGAGATCAACCTGCCGCTGCACGAGAAGCTGACCGGTACCCTGGCCGGCCGTTATGACCGCTATAACTTTGCCGGCCGCAGCGATGGCAAGTTCACCTACAACGGCGGCCTGGAACTGCGTCCGACGCGCGAACTGCTGTTCCGCGCCAATTACGCCACCAGCTTCCGCGCGCCGGACATGAACTACATCTACAAGGCGCGCGGCACGGGCTACTATTCGAGCACCACCGACTACTACCGCTGCGGCGTCGCCGGACAGGCCATCGAGGACTGCGACTACGCGAACAAATCGCCGGGCGCCGACTATGTGCAGAACGGCAGCAAGGATCTGCAGTCGGAGAAGGGCAAGTCGTTCGGCGTGGGCGCCGTCTGGTCGCCAAGTTCCAATTTCGACGTTTCCGTTGATTACTGGAACATCAAGATCGACGACCTGGTGACCAACCTGAGCGCCGACAAGATATTGCGCGACGAAGCCGATTGCCGTCTGGGCAAGACCGACATCAACTCGCCGACCTGCGTCGACACCCTGAACCGCGTGGAACGCTTTGCGGCCAATGCGCTGAACCGTGCCGGCGAAATCAAGACCATTACGGTCAACCCGATCAACGCGGCCAAGAAAAGCACCAGCGGCGTCGATGTCAGCCTGAAATATCTGCTGCGCACGACGGACTACGGCCGCTTCGCCTTCAAGGCCAACTACGCCAAGGTGCTGAGCAAGAAATCGCAGCAGTTCGCGGGCGACGAAGAGATCGACGAGCTGAAGGACCTGAGCAGCACGGACTGGCCCGACAAGCTGAACCTGAGCGTCAACTGGAGCGCAGGCGACTGGTCGAATACCCTGCTGGTGACCCGTTACGGCAAGATCCCGAACGCTGCCGGCACGGCCTACCTGACGCCGACGGCCCTGGCCAACATCAGTACCGTGTACCGCATCAACGACCGCGCCACCCTGTCGCTGATCATCAACAACGTCCTCGATACGGTCAAGCGCGACAACAGCGGTGGCTGGCCGTACTACCCGGTCGGTAATTACAGCCCGCAAGGCCGCCAGGGCTGGGTCGAATTTAACTACCATTTCGGCTCGTAA